The following proteins come from a genomic window of bacterium:
- a CDS encoding T9SS type A sorting domain-containing protein: MRLPLNPGERFNFSVAMFIGPDFHDENGGEFHFDGLYESYGRAKLLFDQDYAVQPPSHPQNMQVVQAQSGQIPLAWESPAHGEIAGYRVYGRPDSGQGERVELTTGTIVDEEFVVTGLTNGADWLIEVVSVDAQSFESAPAKQIVRVGAIPNSISLSGINAGGVNSLTWTATNDPTFSHYRLVRLDSTVQTEFDNLTTPSYTDGDVVSGRHYSYTLYLHNSLGITSLPSNSVTLTPFSPANSILVYDETKSPTAADLFRGAVHDSLVRFWYDSLLNASGETFDYVDLANNAAPLSLQSLAQYEIVIWHSENPQNSRTGVQITQRESALREYVSIGGKLIRFGRHSLLAAGMGSGLQSSPSQLARLAPLTLDSVRTSPQFNPSIPGTQVMVTGADFGPTMFPPHFSWDESKLAALVFIEWTGFEYLPGVDLFWPRGNTWPLCEVRLHEDDTTGFVDAVCGVVGPGEIMFGFPLYFIPAAQAQDILEASMELLRTQNLETPAPPVSLPTSISLHQNYPNPFNATTVIEFELPAQMEAALKLYNIQGQLVRTLFDGAVTAGHHRVMLNGEQIASGLYFYRLEAGGESQTRKLLLLK, encoded by the coding sequence GTGCGGCTACCGCTGAACCCCGGCGAGCGCTTCAACTTCTCGGTAGCGATGTTTATCGGCCCCGATTTTCACGACGAAAACGGCGGCGAGTTTCATTTCGACGGCCTGTATGAATCCTACGGTCGGGCGAAACTGCTCTTTGATCAAGACTACGCCGTCCAGCCGCCCTCGCATCCGCAAAACATGCAGGTCGTACAAGCGCAAAGCGGCCAGATTCCGCTCGCATGGGAGTCGCCTGCGCACGGCGAGATTGCAGGTTACCGCGTCTATGGCCGTCCCGACAGCGGACAAGGTGAGCGCGTCGAGTTGACGACGGGAACGATTGTTGACGAAGAGTTTGTTGTCACCGGCCTGACCAATGGTGCCGATTGGCTGATCGAGGTCGTTTCTGTGGATGCGCAGAGTTTCGAAAGCGCACCCGCCAAGCAGATCGTGCGTGTTGGCGCAATACCCAACAGTATTTCCCTCAGCGGGATCAACGCCGGTGGCGTCAACTCGCTCACGTGGACAGCCACAAATGATCCAACGTTCTCGCACTACCGTCTCGTGCGTCTCGATTCGACGGTACAAACCGAATTCGACAATCTGACCACGCCAAGCTACACTGACGGCGATGTGGTTTCCGGCCGCCACTACTCGTACACGCTCTACCTGCACAATTCGCTCGGTATCACCAGTTTGCCGTCAAACAGCGTGACACTCACGCCATTTTCGCCGGCGAATTCGATATTGGTGTATGACGAGACGAAATCGCCAACGGCAGCAGACCTATTCCGCGGTGCCGTTCACGATTCGCTTGTTCGGTTCTGGTATGATTCCTTGCTGAATGCCTCTGGCGAGACATTTGATTACGTAGATCTCGCCAACAATGCTGCGCCACTGTCGTTGCAGTCCTTGGCACAATATGAAATCGTGATTTGGCACAGCGAAAATCCGCAGAACTCGCGGACCGGTGTGCAGATTACCCAACGCGAATCGGCGTTGCGCGAATACGTTTCCATTGGCGGCAAATTGATTCGCTTTGGCCGCCATTCTCTTCTTGCCGCTGGAATGGGAAGCGGCCTTCAATCGTCGCCAAGTCAACTTGCTCGGCTTGCGCCTCTGACTTTAGACTCCGTGCGTACTTCACCGCAGTTTAACCCATCCATTCCCGGCACTCAAGTGATGGTTACTGGTGCAGACTTTGGTCCCACAATGTTCCCGCCGCACTTTTCCTGGGACGAGAGCAAGCTGGCTGCGCTGGTTTTCATCGAATGGACGGGTTTCGAGTACCTGCCGGGCGTGGACCTCTTTTGGCCCCGCGGGAACACTTGGCCTTTATGCGAAGTTCGTTTGCACGAGGATGACACTACGGGATTTGTCGATGCAGTCTGTGGAGTAGTAGGTCCGGGTGAAATCATGTTTGGGTTCCCGCTCTATTTCATACCCGCGGCGCAAGCGCAGGATATCCTCGAGGCGTCAATGGAGTTACTGCGCACACAGAATCTTGAAACCCCCGCGCCTCCGGTCTCGCTGCCAACGTCAATCAGTTTGCATCAGAACTACCCCAATCCCTTCAACGCCACGACGGTGATTGAATTCGAGCTGCCCGCGCAGATGGAAGCAGCCCTGAAGCTCTACAACATTCAGGGCCAACTCGTGCGCACGCTGTTCGACGGCGCAGTCACCGCAGGCCACCACCGCGTCATGCTGAACGGCGAACAGATCGCCAGCGGACTCTACTTCTACCGCCTCGAAGCGGGCGGCGAGAGCCAGACGAGGAAATTGCTGCTGCTGAAGTGA
- a CDS encoding sulfite exporter TauE/SafE family protein, protein MNDFVIGLGSALWLGILTSISPCPLATNIAAVSFVARRAHAPRQALWTGVLYTVGRMLAYVVVGALVVWSVLSLSKLSFGLQKYMHQALGPFLMVVGILLTGWLKLPVMSGNAWLEKLAKRAEEWGGLGALMLGALFAISFCPVSAALFFGSLIPLAVRHESIAIFPSVYGIGTALPVLAFAAVIVFSAQATAKLFTRLSSFEKWARLITAIVFIVVGVYMTLKYTLRWIT, encoded by the coding sequence ATGAACGACTTTGTCATCGGCTTGGGTTCGGCGCTGTGGTTGGGGATTTTAACTTCGATTAGCCCCTGTCCATTGGCCACCAATATCGCCGCCGTGTCCTTTGTGGCACGGCGCGCGCATGCTCCGCGGCAGGCGTTGTGGACGGGCGTGCTCTATACCGTAGGCCGCATGCTCGCCTATGTCGTCGTCGGCGCACTGGTGGTGTGGAGCGTGCTCTCGCTGTCCAAACTCTCGTTCGGGTTGCAGAAATACATGCACCAGGCGCTCGGTCCGTTTCTGATGGTTGTCGGAATACTACTCACCGGCTGGCTGAAACTCCCGGTCATGAGCGGCAACGCGTGGCTCGAAAAATTAGCCAAACGCGCCGAAGAGTGGGGCGGACTCGGCGCGTTGATGTTGGGCGCGCTCTTCGCGATTTCATTTTGCCCGGTGAGCGCGGCGCTGTTCTTCGGCAGCTTGATCCCGCTGGCCGTGCGCCACGAATCCATCGCAATCTTCCCTTCAGTCTATGGCATCGGCACGGCGCTCCCCGTCTTAGCCTTCGCCGCCGTCATCGTCTTCAGCGCGCAAGCCACCGCCAAACTATTCACGCGACTCTCGTCATTCGAAAAGTGGGCCCGCCTCATCACCGCCATCGTCTTCATCGTCGTTGGTGTGTACATGACTCTGAAGTACACGCTGCGCTGGATCACCTGA
- a CDS encoding TM0996/MTH895 family glutaredoxin-like protein, with amino-acid sequence MKIQVLGTGCPKCHKLAELTERVAREKQLDFTLEKVTDINAILAAGVMMTPALLVDGEIKVSGRIPTEPELQTLLTSTGGK; translated from the coding sequence TTGAAGATTCAAGTCCTGGGCACCGGCTGCCCGAAGTGTCACAAACTGGCCGAGCTGACGGAGCGTGTGGCGCGCGAAAAACAACTCGATTTCACGCTCGAGAAAGTCACAGATATAAATGCCATTCTTGCCGCGGGCGTGATGATGACGCCTGCGCTGTTGGTAGATGGCGAAATCAAAGTCTCGGGCCGTATTCCCACCGAGCCGGAATTACAAACTCTGCTGACGTCAACTGGCGGAAAGTGA
- a CDS encoding alanine--glyoxylate aminotransferase family protein, whose product MHDRLFIPGPVEVRPELLQAISKPQVGHRTQAYMDVHSATIPLLKKILYTEQDVLLFTCSATGVMEGSLRNLCQKKALVTVNGAFSKRWFQIAGFNGIPADKLEVPMGQAVRPEAVDAALATGQYDQFCAVFNETSTGVRAPLEKYSEVLKKYPDVMFCVDAVSAMAGDKIETDKLGLDVCLAGTQKCWGLPTGMCVTMISNKAMAKAATAKAPGYYVNFVDAKKYNDKHQTPHTPAIPILFGLHAQVEHIVNVEGLDNRWARHLEMQKLTHEWCKKAGFELFPEKGYESVTLSCIKKPDGFDFKTLNGQLSKKHHCVISNGYGDIKEQTFRIAHMADTTVAEMKLLFGWIDAILAETSVTA is encoded by the coding sequence ATGCACGATCGCCTATTTATTCCCGGTCCGGTGGAAGTTCGTCCTGAATTGCTGCAAGCGATTTCCAAGCCGCAGGTCGGCCACCGCACGCAAGCCTATATGGATGTCCACTCGGCCACCATTCCTCTATTAAAGAAGATCCTCTATACCGAGCAGGACGTCCTGCTGTTCACCTGTTCGGCGACAGGGGTGATGGAAGGTTCGTTGCGCAATCTGTGTCAGAAGAAGGCGCTGGTCACGGTCAACGGCGCGTTTTCCAAGCGCTGGTTCCAAATTGCCGGCTTCAACGGCATTCCCGCCGACAAGCTGGAAGTGCCGATGGGGCAGGCGGTCAGGCCTGAAGCAGTAGACGCGGCTTTGGCGACCGGACAGTATGACCAATTCTGCGCTGTCTTCAACGAAACTTCGACGGGCGTGCGCGCACCGCTGGAGAAATACTCGGAAGTGCTCAAGAAATATCCCGACGTGATGTTCTGCGTGGATGCAGTGTCGGCGATGGCCGGCGACAAGATTGAAACCGACAAGCTCGGTCTCGACGTGTGTTTGGCCGGAACGCAGAAGTGCTGGGGCCTGCCGACGGGGATGTGCGTGACGATGATTTCCAATAAGGCGATGGCTAAGGCCGCGACGGCTAAGGCGCCGGGTTACTATGTGAACTTCGTGGACGCAAAGAAGTACAACGACAAGCATCAGACGCCGCATACGCCGGCGATTCCGATTTTGTTCGGTCTGCATGCGCAGGTTGAACACATCGTCAATGTCGAAGGACTTGACAACCGTTGGGCGCGCCATCTGGAAATGCAGAAGCTGACGCACGAGTGGTGCAAGAAGGCCGGATTTGAACTGTTCCCCGAGAAGGGTTATGAATCCGTAACGCTGTCGTGCATCAAGAAGCCCGATGGGTTTGATTTCAAAACCTTGAACGGTCAGCTTTCCAAGAAGCATCATTGCGTGATTTCCAACGGTTATGGCGACATCAAAGAGCAGACATTCCGCATCGCGCATATGGCCGATACGACGGTCGCCGAGATGAAGCTGTTGTTCGGATGGATTGACGCGATTCTGGCTGAGACGAGCGTCACCGCGTAG
- a CDS encoding T9SS type A sorting domain-containing protein yields the protein MLAVILLLMVSCAWAQPVFGPYGVYESASRIGDLEACVRGDTLDAVWISDAQVVWQRFNLAAAAPLGDARIVDTLHNWPKLELHDLTARNDSSWCCVVYEDEAVGYGMPGANVSGFLCPDNYVWLDSSVSYYYIGKGPRSGFSVRGREGGHATVMWLGEHWDPHMYGITIFGATISADGEILNKWDVAESPLDRNRATRAVDWSSNDTFVRTLFPGVVNTGVISCYVTAESGECDYSGDLSNPIYTMIELERITGSLALALYSEDNSQDDPRVARVSRPDSTQFEFEYLGPVGLNYVTSSFFHRDFGFAVVEANPGYLLVARVDTTGQPVQPVGVLYETSGTSLIANADVTITDDGKVVCVWSEYDDESEGPRRLKTAWVAWDEFVDTPDQSAPAPQEFTLSAYPNPFNSSVTISFELPRSGDVELNIFDLNGRLVETLRDDFSTAGTHTLNWSPGDLASGVYFAQMEAMSAQRTRKMLFIK from the coding sequence ATGCTTGCGGTTATTTTGCTTCTTATGGTGAGCTGCGCTTGGGCGCAGCCCGTGTTCGGGCCGTATGGGGTGTATGAGTCGGCGTCGCGGATTGGCGACCTTGAAGCCTGTGTGCGCGGCGATACGTTGGATGCAGTGTGGATTTCGGATGCGCAGGTGGTTTGGCAGCGATTCAACCTCGCAGCCGCCGCGCCGCTTGGCGATGCGCGGATCGTTGACACACTTCACAATTGGCCAAAGCTCGAATTGCATGACCTCACTGCGCGAAATGACTCGTCGTGGTGTTGTGTGGTGTATGAGGATGAGGCGGTTGGCTACGGTATGCCAGGGGCCAATGTTTCCGGTTTCTTGTGTCCCGACAATTACGTATGGTTGGACTCAAGTGTCTCATACTACTACATCGGCAAGGGTCCGCGCAGCGGCTTTTCGGTGCGCGGACGCGAGGGTGGTCACGCCACCGTCATGTGGCTGGGAGAACATTGGGACCCGCACATGTACGGTATCACCATCTTTGGTGCAACGATTTCCGCTGATGGAGAAATCCTGAATAAGTGGGACGTTGCGGAATCGCCGCTTGACAGGAATCGCGCCACACGAGCAGTTGATTGGTCCTCAAACGACACTTTTGTTCGCACATTGTTCCCCGGCGTCGTCAACACAGGCGTCATTTCCTGCTACGTAACGGCTGAATCAGGAGAGTGCGACTATTCCGGTGACCTAAGCAATCCCATTTACACGATGATCGAGCTTGAGCGCATCACTGGCTCACTTGCCCTTGCCCTCTATTCGGAGGACAATTCGCAAGATGATCCGAGAGTTGCCCGGGTGAGCCGCCCTGATTCCACACAGTTTGAGTTTGAGTATCTCGGCCCGGTCGGCCTAAATTACGTCACATCGTCTTTCTTCCACCGCGACTTTGGGTTTGCAGTGGTCGAGGCCAATCCGGGTTATCTGCTGGTTGCGCGTGTGGACACGACCGGACAACCAGTGCAACCGGTGGGAGTGCTTTACGAAACGAGCGGCACGAGCCTGATCGCCAACGCGGATGTCACCATCACCGACGACGGCAAAGTCGTGTGTGTGTGGAGCGAGTATGACGACGAGAGCGAAGGCCCGCGCAGGCTGAAGACGGCGTGGGTGGCATGGGACGAGTTTGTAGATACACCTGATCAATCTGCTCCAGCGCCGCAGGAGTTCACCCTTTCCGCCTATCCCAATCCGTTCAACTCGAGCGTGACGATTTCATTTGAATTGCCGCGCTCCGGAGATGTTGAGCTTAATATCTTTGATCTGAACGGGCGGCTCGTCGAGACACTTCGAGACGATTTCAGCACGGCCGGAACGCATACGTTGAATTGGTCACCGGGAGATCTCGCCAGCGGTGTGTATTTTGCACAGATGGAAGCGATGAGCGCACAACGAACTCGGAAGATGCTCTTCATCAAGTAA
- a CDS encoding T9SS type A sorting domain-containing protein yields MKRFLLMLVLATQLGVAFGQEVRGPFTIPIGSYNFNRINIAFVVEDTVEFVAGNSRGVGHWSYSQSADTFVTYPHYLLETAYPWSTTLYDPATFVDGWAALAYEQLVESEFDYGYNRLHLIQSHNGAITSTVIDSGRTHRFWVDSLSRRTLDASIIARQDGGFYTKRQMLNAVWNNAGGWQLVHENEVREYTTGDATPIFRDIPCYGDLYSGRADSLLIADFNNTDDHSVSACVGTRSASLAIPPWDDCVIQNYSVMFTWNYGILLLTGYSPVLQLRQLTFDGNCELLSEVNAVAQNVATHPDYGYSLITQGSPGRFGQMNLQGELVREPAPFTQSLGLVIDKHIADNGDTYVLTGSTFEMQFFAIPWNAVLDSRGVMPEVPQQFTLSAYPNPFNSSVTISFELPRSGDVELNIFDLNGRLVETLRDDFSTAGTHTVNWAPGDLASGVYFATLETSFAHTTQKILYLK; encoded by the coding sequence ATGAAGCGCTTTCTTCTCATGTTGGTGCTGGCGACACAGCTTGGTGTTGCATTCGGCCAGGAGGTGCGGGGGCCGTTTACTATCCCCATTGGCTCCTACAACTTCAACCGTATCAATATTGCCTTTGTCGTTGAGGACACTGTTGAGTTTGTGGCGGGAAACAGCCGCGGTGTTGGGCATTGGTCTTATTCCCAGTCAGCGGACACCTTTGTCACGTATCCGCACTATCTGTTAGAAACTGCCTACCCGTGGTCAACGACGCTCTACGATCCCGCTACATTTGTTGATGGCTGGGCTGCCTTAGCTTACGAACAACTTGTTGAATCTGAATTTGATTACGGCTACAACCGCTTGCATTTGATTCAGTCTCACAACGGAGCAATCACGTCAACAGTCATTGACTCCGGTCGGACACACCGTTTCTGGGTTGACAGCCTGTCCCGGCGCACGTTGGACGCTTCTATCATCGCAAGGCAGGATGGCGGCTTTTATACAAAGCGACAGATGCTTAACGCTGTTTGGAATAACGCGGGAGGGTGGCAGCTTGTTCATGAGAATGAGGTTCGCGAGTACACGACGGGTGATGCAACACCGATATTTCGTGACATACCGTGCTATGGTGATCTGTATTCGGGCCGCGCAGATTCCTTGCTGATTGCTGATTTCAACAACACGGATGACCATTCTGTGTCCGCTTGCGTCGGCACCCGCAGTGCAAGCTTAGCAATTCCACCATGGGATGACTGCGTTATCCAGAACTATAGCGTCATGTTCACCTGGAACTATGGCATCCTACTCTTGACCGGTTACTCTCCAGTTCTGCAACTAAGGCAGCTAACATTCGACGGGAATTGCGAACTTCTCTCTGAGGTTAACGCAGTCGCGCAGAATGTCGCAACGCACCCCGATTATGGGTACAGCCTGATTACGCAAGGATCGCCTGGGCGGTTCGGGCAAATGAACCTTCAAGGTGAACTCGTCCGTGAGCCGGCGCCATTCACTCAGAGCCTCGGCCTGGTCATAGACAAACATATCGCGGACAATGGCGACACGTATGTCCTTACGGGGAGCACTTTTGAAATGCAGTTCTTTGCAATCCCGTGGAATGCCGTGCTTGATTCCCGTGGTGTCATGCCGGAAGTTCCACAACAGTTCACCCTTTCCGCCTATCCCAATCCCTTCAACTCGAGCGTGACGATTTCATTTGAATTGCCGCGCTCCGGAGATGTTGAGCTTAATATCTTTGATCTGAACGGGCGGCTCGTCGAGACACTTCGAGACGATTTCAGCACGGCCGGAACGCATACGGTCAATTGGGCGCCGGGAGATCTCGCCAGCGGTGTGTATTTTGCCACGCTGGAGACATCGTTCGCCCACACCACGCAGAAGATTCTGTACCTAAAGTAG